The following coding sequences lie in one Primulina huaijiensis isolate GDHJ02 chromosome 2, ASM1229523v2, whole genome shotgun sequence genomic window:
- the LOC140970589 gene encoding CO(2)-response secreted protease-like, with product MQPYIVYMGSSSDADGGDDSSNLQMLSSIIPSEESERKFLLNSYNHAFRGFSAMLTENEASVLSGYDEVVSVFPDPVVELHTTRSWDFLEARDSKFRSRIPFDHNSADVIIGVVDTGIWPESPSFDDNGIAEIPSKWKGVCMEGSDFNKSNCNRKLIGARYYTNRALVAKQNETKPTQTRGTPRDLAGHGTHTASIAGGARVANASYYGLAKGTLRGGLPSARIASYKACTIDGCAGSIILKAIDDALKDGVDIISISIGVSSIFQSDFLNDPIAIGAFHAEQLGIMVVCSAGNDGPDSYTVVNSAPWIFTVAASTIDRVFESRILLGNNKSFEGAAINFSPLSAGKQYPLAFGGDVASSFTPVSDARNCMPGSIDYKKAAGKIVVCVNDDPMVSRRIKKLVVEDAKAKGMILIDSDREDSPLDSGTYPFAQVGQSKGSHLLHYVNSTKNPTATILASEEIRNFKPAPVVATFSSRGPGILTENILKPDIMAPGVAILAATVPRIDSSYGAPGNKSSLFGIRSGTSMACPHVAGAMAFIKSIHPQWTSSVIKSALMTTASILNNIGKPLTNSTSDYPLNPHETGVGEIFPTKALDPGLAFETNTNDHLNFLCYNGYKNQAIKSMSHKNFSCPKKSNQDFISNINYPTISIDRLNRAEGPRRIKRFATNLGSPNATYFSSVNAPRGLQVKVHPRKLVFTQGMKRASFKVFFDGKEASKGYNYGDIRWFDATHIVRVVFAVNVE from the exons ATGCAGCCTTACATTGTATATATGGGGAGTTCTTCGGATGCCGATGGAGGTGATGACTCGTCAAATCTTCAAATGCTATCATCAATAATTCCAAG TGAAGAGAGTGAAAGAAAGTTTTTATTGAACTCCTACAATCATGCTTTTAGGGGATTCTCTGCTATGTTGACAGAGAATGAAGCATCTGTCTTATCTG GATATGATGAGGTCGTATCCGTGTTTCCTGATCCGGTCGTGGAACTCCATACAACTCGTTCTTGGGATTTTCTCGAAGCTAGAGACTCCAAGTTCAGGTCTAGGATCCCTTTTGATCACAACTCAGCTGATGTGATAATTGGAGTCGTAGACACAG GCATATGGCCCGAGTCACCAAGTTTTGACGACAATGGTATCGCTGAAATCCCATCAAAATGGAAAGGAGTTTGCATGGAAGGCTCTGATTTTAATAAGTCCAATTGCAATAG GAAGTTGATAGGAGCAAGATACTACACCAACAGAGCTCTCGTAGCCAAACAAAACGAAACGAAACCAACACAGACGAGGGGCACACCTAGGGACCTCGCTGGCCATGGAACTCACACAGCCTCGATTGCAGGTGGGGCACGAGTCGCTAATGCAAGCTACTATGGCCTAGCAAAGGGCACATTGAGAGGTGGCCTACCGTCAGCCAGAATAGCAAGCTACAAGGCCTGCACAATTGATGGGTGTGCGGGCTCAATTATACTAAAAGCTATAGACGATGCACTTAAAGATGGAGTGGATATCATCTCGATATCTATTGGTGTCTCCTCAATTTTCCAATCTGATTTTCTCAATGACCCTATTGCCATTGGAGCCTTTCATGCCGAGCAACTGGGAATCATGGTCGTTTGCTCGGCTGGGAATGATGGCCCTGATAGTTACACTGTCGTTAACTCGGCTCCATGGATATTTACAGTCGCAGCATCTACTATTGATCGGGTGTTTGAGTCGAGGATACTACTAGGAAACAACAAATCGTTCGAG GGGGCTGCAATCAATTTTTCTCCTCTAAGTGCGGGTAAACAATATCCTCTTGCATTTGGAGGCGATGTTGCTTCAAGTTTTACTCCGGTATCTGATGCAAG AAATTGCATGCCCGGATCAATAGACTACAAGAAAGCTGCTGGAAAAATAGTAGTGTGTGTGAATGATGATCCAATGGTTTCAAGGAGGATAAAGAAATTAGTAGTGGAAGATGCCAAAGCAAAAGGGATGATCTTAATAGATTCTGACCGTGAAGATTCACCGCTGGATTCAGGGACCTATCCATTTGCACAAGTTGGACAAAGTAAAGGATCCCACCTCCTCCATTACGTCAACTCAACAAA GAATCCAACAGCAACTATTCTTGCATCAGAAGAGATTAGAAACTTTAAGCCAGCACCTGTCGTTGCAACTTTCTCTTCAAGAGGCCCTGGGATCCTCACCGAGAACATTCTCAAG CCTGATATTATGGCTCCTGGGGTGGCCATTTTGGCAGCAACAGTACCCAGGATAGACTCATCCTATGGTGCACCTGGAAATAAGTCTTCACTCTTTGGCATTAGATCTGGGACTTCAATGGCTTGCCCACATGTTGCTGGTGCCATGGCATTCATCAAGTCTATTCATCCTCAATGGACTTCATCTGTCATTAAATCCGCATTGATGACGACTG CATCCATACTTAACAACATTGGAAAACCTTTGACAAATAGCACCTCGGATTATCCATTAAATCCCCATGAGACTGGAGTGGGAGAAATTTTCCCAACAAAGGCTCTTGACCCTGGCCTAGCATTTGAAACCAACACAAATGATCATCTAAATTTTCTTTGCTACAATGGGTACAAGAACCAAGCAATAAAATCAATGTCCCACAAAAATTTTAGCTGCCCAAAGAAGTCTAATCAGGACTTCATTTCCAACATCAACTACCCCACCATTTCCATTGACAGATTAAATAGAGCCGAAGGACCAAGAAGGATTAAAAGATTTGCAACCAATTTAGGGTCACCAAATGCGACATATTTTTCCTCAGTAAATGCTCCTCGTGGGCTACAAGTTAAGGTTCATCCACGGAAACTTGTGTTCACTCAAGGTATGAAAAGGGCCTCTTTCAAAGTGTTCTTCGATGGTAAAGAAGCATCCAAAGGCTACAATTATGGGGATATAAGATGGTTTGATGCCACACATATAGTTCGTGTTGTTTTTGCAGTCAATGTTGAATGA